In Sceloporus undulatus isolate JIND9_A2432 ecotype Alabama chromosome 7, SceUnd_v1.1, whole genome shotgun sequence, one DNA window encodes the following:
- the LOC121936343 gene encoding sphingomyelin phosphodiesterase 4-like isoform X3 codes for MMKMVYKLQAEDYRYDFPVSFLPAPVKASIQDRILPECSLYHNKVRSTPSGGLGLNLALNPYEYYMFYFALSLVAQKSAHPAAYGTTMSNSAYFILVDRYLSWFLPTEGSVVPPPFSESGATVPSPAPRSPTVTFASYGTHPTSLLKRHVAHQTSVNADPASQEIWRSETLLQVFVEMWLHHYSLEMYQKMQSPHIKEPFKPTEEHVLVIRLLVKRLHAFSNSLKTEAATSPSGHSHATTATTTTPGPMEEFKRVAIPRFVQQKLYVFLQHCFGHWPLDASFRVVLEMWLSYLQPWRYVPEKTAHGAEHIPCGVAEKWAPFVQDNLLMYTKLFVHFLTRALRTDLVSPKNALMVFRVAKVFAQADLSEAIQKGERLFLETDLNIPSPPRQHRHFLTATPSTLGGSYLSSRTPTLTDASFKVKSHVYGLEGQDVHYKQMFGPDVRTLVLRLVQMMVQAQQRAKALSDQASEALTGQSYFSWLCLGPSDTANGSYAGNDAEDSGGQDGVRKTEEYLEKALVFLCQIFRLNEAQLNQLMMNRNSVPDENAKKQLPDCAETDDGLVLTPLGRYQIINGLRSFEVDYYHGDPELQPIRSYENAALVRTLFRISMSFNERFAGNMEALCARRDFLGAFSRYHLTDAKMASKVRRSPLSRRQPDWAGRPRISLRFLASYRLLLFFAIGSFIASRFGVGSAVFVFFLALGYLCYACAVIFVAERRRPHRP; via the exons ATGATGAAGATGGTCTACAAGCTCCAAGCTGAGGATTACCGCTACGACTTCCCCGTCTCCTTCCTTCCG GCGCCGGTGAAAGCGTCGATCCAGGACCGGATCCTTCCAGAATGTTCTCTGTACCACAACAAGGTCCGCTCCACTCCATCAGGAGGACTAGGCCTCAACCTGGCCCTCA ATCCGTATGAATATTACATGTTCTACTTCGCCCTCAGCCTCGTCGCGCAGAAG AGTGCCCATCCGGCGGCGTATGGCACCACCATGTCGAACAGTGCCTACTTCATCCTTGTCGACCGCTATCTTAGCTGGTTCCTTCCCACGGAAGGGAGCGTCGTCCCGCCGCCGTTTTCCGAATCTGGTGCCACAGTCCCATCCCCAGCTCCCCG ATCCCCCACGGTGACTTTCGCGTCATACGGGACGCACCCCACCAGCCTCCTGAAGCGTCACGTCGCGCACCAGACTTCCGTAAACGCCGACCCAGCATCCCAGGAGATATGGAGGTCAGAGACGCTGCTTCAG GTCTTTGTGGAGATGTGGCTCCATCATTATTCTCTGGAGATGTACCAGAAGATGCAGTCGCCTCACATCAAg GAGCCATTCAAGCCGACGGAGGAACACGTCCTGGTGATCCGGCTCCTGGTGAAACGCTTGCACGCCTTCAGCAACAGCCTCAAGACCGAGGCAGCCACCTCGCCCTCCGGACATTCGCACGCGACTACAGCGACCACGACGACGCCCGGGCCGATGGAGGAGTTCAAGCG GGTCGCGATCCCGCGCTTCGTCCAGCAGAAGCTCTACGTCTTCCTCCAGCACTGTTTCGGACATTGGCCTCTGGACGCCTCCTTCAGGGTC GTCCTGGAGATGTGGCTGAGCTACCTGCAGCCCTGGCGTTACGTGCCTGAAAAAACCGCGCATGGTGCCGAACATATCCCTTGCGGCGTCGCGGAAAAGTG GGCTCCCTTTGTCCAGGACAACCTGTTGATGTACACCAAGCTCTTCGTCCACTTCTTGACCAGAGCCCTCCGGACCGACCTGGTCAGCCCCAAGAATGCCCTGATGGTCTTCCGAGTGGCCAAAGTCTTTGCTCAGGCCGATTTGTCCGAGGCCATCCAGAAGGGAGAGCGACTATTCTTGGAGACGGACTTGAACATACCGTCACCGCCACGCCAACACCGCCATTTCTTGACTGCCACGCCGTCCACTTTGGGGGGCAGCTACCTCTCCAGCCGGACGCCAACGCTGACCGACGCGTCCTTCAAAGTCAAGAGCCACGTATACGGCCTTGAAGGGCAGGACGTCCACTACAAGCAGATGTTCGGTCCGGATGTCCGGACCCTG GTCCTGCGTCTCGTCCAGATGATGGTCCAGGCCCAGCAAAGGGCCAAAGCACTCTCGGATCAGGCCTCGGAGGCGCTGACCGGTCAGTCCTACTTCTCCTGGCTCTGTCTCGGACCCTCAGACACCGCCAACGGCTCCTACGCCGGAAACGACGCAGAAGACAGTGGCGGCCAAGATGGTGTCCGGAAGACGGAGGAGTATTTGGAGAAGGCACTAGTGTTCCTCTGCCAGATATTTCGG CTTAACGAAGCACAGCTCAACCAGCTGATGATGAACCGGAATTCGGTGCCGGACGAAAACGCCAAAAAGCAGCTCCCGGATTGCGCTGAAACGGATGACGGTCTGGTCCTGACGCCATTGGGCCGTTACCAG atcATCAACGGACTGCGCAGTTTCGAGGTGGACTATTATCATGGCGACCCGGAGCTCCAGCCAATCCGGAGTTACGAAAATGCCGCGCTCGTGAGGACGCTCTTCCGGATCTCTATGTCCTTCAATGAACGC ttcgCAGGCAACATGGAGGCCCTTTGCGCGCGGCGTGACTTCCTGGGCGCCTTTTCCCGTTACCACCTGACCGATGCTAAAATGGCGTCCAAGGTCCGGCGCAGCCCGCTGTCCAGGCGACAGCCGGATTGGGCCGGGCGTCCAAGGATCAGCCTGCGCTTTTTGGCAAGTTaccgcctcctcctctttttcgCGATCGGCAGCTTCATTGCGTCGCGATTCGGCGTCGGCTCCGCAGTGTTCGTGTTCTTCCTCGCCCTCGGATACCTCTGCTATGCCTGCGCCGTGATTTTCGTGGCCGAAAGGAGGAGACCGCACCGACCATGA
- the LOC121936343 gene encoding sphingomyelin phosphodiesterase 4-like isoform X2, translated as MMKMVYKLQAEDYRYDFPVSFLPAPVKASIQDRILPECSLYHNKVRSTPSGGLGLNLALNPYEYYMFYFALSLVAQKSAHPAAYGTTMSNSAYFILVDRYLSWFLPTEGSVVPPPFSESGATVPSPAPRSPTVTFASYGTHPTSLLKRHVAHQTSVNADPASQEIWRSETLLQVFVEMWLHHYSLEMYQKMQSPHIKMEVLHYRLSSGASSLHPSFRTYQEPFKPTEEHVLVIRLLVKRLHAFSNSLKTEAATSPSGHSHATTATTTTPGPMEEFKRVAIPRFVQQKLYVFLQHCFGHWPLDASFRVVLEMWLSYLQPWRYVPEKTAHGAEHIPCGVAEKWAPFVQDNLLMYTKLFVHFLTRALRTDLVSPKNALMVFRVAKVFAQADLSEAIQKGERLFLETDLNIPSPPRQHRHFLTATPSTLGGSYLSSRTPTLTDASFKVKSHVYGLEGQDVHYKQMFGPDVRTLVLRLVQMMVQAQQRAKALSDQASEALTGQSYFSWLCLGPSDTANGSYAGNDAEDSGGQDGVRKTEEYLEKALVFLCQIFRLNEAQLNQLMMNRNSVPDENAKKQLPDCAETDDGLVLTPLGRYQIINGLRSFEVDYYHGDPELQPIRSYENAALVRTLFRISMSFNERFAGNMEALCARRDFLGAFSRYHLTDAKMASKVRRSPLSRRQPDWAGRPRISLRFLASYRLLLFFAIGSFIASRFGVGSAVFVFFLALGYLCYACAVIFVAERRRPHRP; from the exons ATGATGAAGATGGTCTACAAGCTCCAAGCTGAGGATTACCGCTACGACTTCCCCGTCTCCTTCCTTCCG GCGCCGGTGAAAGCGTCGATCCAGGACCGGATCCTTCCAGAATGTTCTCTGTACCACAACAAGGTCCGCTCCACTCCATCAGGAGGACTAGGCCTCAACCTGGCCCTCA ATCCGTATGAATATTACATGTTCTACTTCGCCCTCAGCCTCGTCGCGCAGAAG AGTGCCCATCCGGCGGCGTATGGCACCACCATGTCGAACAGTGCCTACTTCATCCTTGTCGACCGCTATCTTAGCTGGTTCCTTCCCACGGAAGGGAGCGTCGTCCCGCCGCCGTTTTCCGAATCTGGTGCCACAGTCCCATCCCCAGCTCCCCG ATCCCCCACGGTGACTTTCGCGTCATACGGGACGCACCCCACCAGCCTCCTGAAGCGTCACGTCGCGCACCAGACTTCCGTAAACGCCGACCCAGCATCCCAGGAGATATGGAGGTCAGAGACGCTGCTTCAG GTCTTTGTGGAGATGTGGCTCCATCATTATTCTCTGGAGATGTACCAGAAGATGCAGTCGCCTCACATCAAg ATGGAAGTCCTCCATTACCGACTTTCTTCCGGAGCTTCTTCTCTCCATCCGTCGTTCCGCACATATCAA GAGCCATTCAAGCCGACGGAGGAACACGTCCTGGTGATCCGGCTCCTGGTGAAACGCTTGCACGCCTTCAGCAACAGCCTCAAGACCGAGGCAGCCACCTCGCCCTCCGGACATTCGCACGCGACTACAGCGACCACGACGACGCCCGGGCCGATGGAGGAGTTCAAGCG GGTCGCGATCCCGCGCTTCGTCCAGCAGAAGCTCTACGTCTTCCTCCAGCACTGTTTCGGACATTGGCCTCTGGACGCCTCCTTCAGGGTC GTCCTGGAGATGTGGCTGAGCTACCTGCAGCCCTGGCGTTACGTGCCTGAAAAAACCGCGCATGGTGCCGAACATATCCCTTGCGGCGTCGCGGAAAAGTG GGCTCCCTTTGTCCAGGACAACCTGTTGATGTACACCAAGCTCTTCGTCCACTTCTTGACCAGAGCCCTCCGGACCGACCTGGTCAGCCCCAAGAATGCCCTGATGGTCTTCCGAGTGGCCAAAGTCTTTGCTCAGGCCGATTTGTCCGAGGCCATCCAGAAGGGAGAGCGACTATTCTTGGAGACGGACTTGAACATACCGTCACCGCCACGCCAACACCGCCATTTCTTGACTGCCACGCCGTCCACTTTGGGGGGCAGCTACCTCTCCAGCCGGACGCCAACGCTGACCGACGCGTCCTTCAAAGTCAAGAGCCACGTATACGGCCTTGAAGGGCAGGACGTCCACTACAAGCAGATGTTCGGTCCGGATGTCCGGACCCTG GTCCTGCGTCTCGTCCAGATGATGGTCCAGGCCCAGCAAAGGGCCAAAGCACTCTCGGATCAGGCCTCGGAGGCGCTGACCGGTCAGTCCTACTTCTCCTGGCTCTGTCTCGGACCCTCAGACACCGCCAACGGCTCCTACGCCGGAAACGACGCAGAAGACAGTGGCGGCCAAGATGGTGTCCGGAAGACGGAGGAGTATTTGGAGAAGGCACTAGTGTTCCTCTGCCAGATATTTCGG CTTAACGAAGCACAGCTCAACCAGCTGATGATGAACCGGAATTCGGTGCCGGACGAAAACGCCAAAAAGCAGCTCCCGGATTGCGCTGAAACGGATGACGGTCTGGTCCTGACGCCATTGGGCCGTTACCAG atcATCAACGGACTGCGCAGTTTCGAGGTGGACTATTATCATGGCGACCCGGAGCTCCAGCCAATCCGGAGTTACGAAAATGCCGCGCTCGTGAGGACGCTCTTCCGGATCTCTATGTCCTTCAATGAACGC ttcgCAGGCAACATGGAGGCCCTTTGCGCGCGGCGTGACTTCCTGGGCGCCTTTTCCCGTTACCACCTGACCGATGCTAAAATGGCGTCCAAGGTCCGGCGCAGCCCGCTGTCCAGGCGACAGCCGGATTGGGCCGGGCGTCCAAGGATCAGCCTGCGCTTTTTGGCAAGTTaccgcctcctcctctttttcgCGATCGGCAGCTTCATTGCGTCGCGATTCGGCGTCGGCTCCGCAGTGTTCGTGTTCTTCCTCGCCCTCGGATACCTCTGCTATGCCTGCGCCGTGATTTTCGTGGCCGAAAGGAGGAGACCGCACCGACCATGA
- the LOC121936343 gene encoding sphingomyelin phosphodiesterase 4-like isoform X1: protein MMKMVYKLQAEDYRYDFPVSFLPAPVKASIQDRILPECSLYHNKVRSTPSGGLGLNLALNPYEYYMFYFALSLVAQKSAHPAAYGTTMSNSAYFILVDRYLSWFLPTEGSVVPPPFSESGATVPSPAPRSPTVTFASYGTHPTSLLKRHVAHQTSVNADPASQEIWRSETLLQVFVEMWLHHYSLEMYQKMQSPHIKMEVLHYRLSSGASSLHPSFRTYQEPFKPTEEHVLVIRLLVKRLHAFSNSLKTEAATSPSGHSHATTATTTTPGPMEEFKRVAIPRFVQQKLYVFLQHCFGHWPLDASFRVVLEMWLSYLQPWRYVPEKTAHGAEHIPCGVAEKWAPFVQDNLLMYTKLFVHFLTRALRTDLVSPKNALMVFRVAKVFAQADLSEAIQKGERLFLETDLNIPSPPRQHRHFLTATPSTLGGSYLSSRTPTLTDASFKVKSHVYGLEGQDVHYKQMFGPDVRTLVLRLVQMMVQAQQRAKALSDQASEALTGQSYFSWLCLGPSDTANGSYAGNDAEDSGGQDGVRKTEEYLEKALVFLCQIFRLNEAQLNQLMMNRNSVPDENAKKQLPDCAETDDGLVLTPLGRYQIINGLRSFEVDYYHGDPELQPIRSYENAALVRTLFRISMSFNERATWRPFARGVTSWAPFPVTT, encoded by the exons ATGATGAAGATGGTCTACAAGCTCCAAGCTGAGGATTACCGCTACGACTTCCCCGTCTCCTTCCTTCCG GCGCCGGTGAAAGCGTCGATCCAGGACCGGATCCTTCCAGAATGTTCTCTGTACCACAACAAGGTCCGCTCCACTCCATCAGGAGGACTAGGCCTCAACCTGGCCCTCA ATCCGTATGAATATTACATGTTCTACTTCGCCCTCAGCCTCGTCGCGCAGAAG AGTGCCCATCCGGCGGCGTATGGCACCACCATGTCGAACAGTGCCTACTTCATCCTTGTCGACCGCTATCTTAGCTGGTTCCTTCCCACGGAAGGGAGCGTCGTCCCGCCGCCGTTTTCCGAATCTGGTGCCACAGTCCCATCCCCAGCTCCCCG ATCCCCCACGGTGACTTTCGCGTCATACGGGACGCACCCCACCAGCCTCCTGAAGCGTCACGTCGCGCACCAGACTTCCGTAAACGCCGACCCAGCATCCCAGGAGATATGGAGGTCAGAGACGCTGCTTCAG GTCTTTGTGGAGATGTGGCTCCATCATTATTCTCTGGAGATGTACCAGAAGATGCAGTCGCCTCACATCAAg ATGGAAGTCCTCCATTACCGACTTTCTTCCGGAGCTTCTTCTCTCCATCCGTCGTTCCGCACATATCAA GAGCCATTCAAGCCGACGGAGGAACACGTCCTGGTGATCCGGCTCCTGGTGAAACGCTTGCACGCCTTCAGCAACAGCCTCAAGACCGAGGCAGCCACCTCGCCCTCCGGACATTCGCACGCGACTACAGCGACCACGACGACGCCCGGGCCGATGGAGGAGTTCAAGCG GGTCGCGATCCCGCGCTTCGTCCAGCAGAAGCTCTACGTCTTCCTCCAGCACTGTTTCGGACATTGGCCTCTGGACGCCTCCTTCAGGGTC GTCCTGGAGATGTGGCTGAGCTACCTGCAGCCCTGGCGTTACGTGCCTGAAAAAACCGCGCATGGTGCCGAACATATCCCTTGCGGCGTCGCGGAAAAGTG GGCTCCCTTTGTCCAGGACAACCTGTTGATGTACACCAAGCTCTTCGTCCACTTCTTGACCAGAGCCCTCCGGACCGACCTGGTCAGCCCCAAGAATGCCCTGATGGTCTTCCGAGTGGCCAAAGTCTTTGCTCAGGCCGATTTGTCCGAGGCCATCCAGAAGGGAGAGCGACTATTCTTGGAGACGGACTTGAACATACCGTCACCGCCACGCCAACACCGCCATTTCTTGACTGCCACGCCGTCCACTTTGGGGGGCAGCTACCTCTCCAGCCGGACGCCAACGCTGACCGACGCGTCCTTCAAAGTCAAGAGCCACGTATACGGCCTTGAAGGGCAGGACGTCCACTACAAGCAGATGTTCGGTCCGGATGTCCGGACCCTG GTCCTGCGTCTCGTCCAGATGATGGTCCAGGCCCAGCAAAGGGCCAAAGCACTCTCGGATCAGGCCTCGGAGGCGCTGACCGGTCAGTCCTACTTCTCCTGGCTCTGTCTCGGACCCTCAGACACCGCCAACGGCTCCTACGCCGGAAACGACGCAGAAGACAGTGGCGGCCAAGATGGTGTCCGGAAGACGGAGGAGTATTTGGAGAAGGCACTAGTGTTCCTCTGCCAGATATTTCGG CTTAACGAAGCACAGCTCAACCAGCTGATGATGAACCGGAATTCGGTGCCGGACGAAAACGCCAAAAAGCAGCTCCCGGATTGCGCTGAAACGGATGACGGTCTGGTCCTGACGCCATTGGGCCGTTACCAG atcATCAACGGACTGCGCAGTTTCGAGGTGGACTATTATCATGGCGACCCGGAGCTCCAGCCAATCCGGAGTTACGAAAATGCCGCGCTCGTGAGGACGCTCTTCCGGATCTCTATGTCCTTCAATGAACGC GCAACATGGAGGCCCTTTGCGCGCGGCGTGACTTCCTGGGCGCCTTTTCCCGTTACCACCTGA